From Hartmannibacter diazotrophicus, a single genomic window includes:
- a CDS encoding heme lyase CcmF/NrfE family subunit has translation MISEIGHFALVLALAVALVQSVVPVYGARRRDDALMAMAGPAAITQLALTAMAFAALVHAYVVSDFSLLNVYQNSHSEKPLLYKVTGVWSNHEGSMLLWVLILAIFGGAVAFFGGTLPRTLKANVLGVQAWISVSFLSFILATSNPFTRLSPAPMEGKDLNPILQDIGLAIHPPLLYLGYVGFSISFAFAVAALIDGKIDAAWARWVRPWTLAAWCFLTAGIAMGSYWAYYELGWGGWWFWDPVENASFMPWLVGTALLHSALVMEKRDALKIWTILLSILTFSLSLLGTFLVRSGVLTSVHSFASDPARGVFILCILMVFIGGSLSLFAWRASVLKPGGIFAPISREGSLVLNNLFLTAACATVLVGTLYPMVLEAVTGKKISVGAPFFNLTFGPLMLPLLFAVPFGPLLAWKRGDILAAAQRLFLAFGLGILAVLAVLWYVTGAPVLSALGIGLAIYLLVGSVAELGTRAGFLRNGFSGGMRRLAGLPRSAFGTALAHAGLGLTLAGIVTVTSFETEKILVMRSGETASIGGFDVTFDGFESRKANTYREVLAHMTVREGGNLVTSLAPAKRMYEVRQMPTTEAAIYTHGVSQLYVTLGDITEDNRGVTVRMWEKPFVTLIWIGALVMMAGGVLSLSDRRLRVGAPKPARAPVRAAPAE, from the coding sequence ATGATTTCCGAGATCGGACATTTTGCGCTGGTACTGGCGCTCGCGGTGGCGCTGGTGCAGTCGGTTGTCCCGGTTTACGGCGCGCGGCGGCGCGATGACGCGCTGATGGCGATGGCCGGCCCCGCCGCCATAACCCAGCTGGCGCTGACGGCGATGGCCTTTGCCGCTCTGGTCCACGCCTATGTCGTTTCCGACTTCTCGCTTCTGAACGTCTACCAGAACTCCCATTCGGAAAAGCCGCTGCTCTACAAGGTGACGGGCGTGTGGAGCAACCACGAGGGCTCGATGCTTCTCTGGGTGCTGATCCTCGCGATTTTCGGCGGTGCCGTCGCCTTCTTCGGTGGTACCCTGCCGCGCACGCTGAAGGCCAATGTGCTCGGCGTTCAGGCCTGGATCTCCGTCTCCTTCCTGTCCTTCATCCTGGCCACCTCCAACCCCTTCACGCGCCTCTCGCCGGCGCCGATGGAGGGCAAGGACCTCAACCCCATCCTGCAGGACATCGGCCTCGCCATCCATCCGCCGCTGCTCTACCTCGGCTATGTTGGCTTCTCGATCTCCTTCGCCTTCGCCGTCGCGGCTCTCATCGACGGAAAGATCGACGCGGCCTGGGCACGCTGGGTCAGGCCCTGGACGTTGGCCGCCTGGTGTTTCCTGACCGCCGGCATCGCCATGGGCTCCTACTGGGCCTATTACGAGCTTGGCTGGGGCGGCTGGTGGTTCTGGGATCCGGTCGAGAACGCCTCCTTCATGCCGTGGCTCGTCGGCACGGCGCTGCTCCATTCCGCGCTCGTGATGGAAAAGCGCGACGCGCTGAAGATCTGGACGATCCTGCTCTCGATCCTCACCTTCTCGCTGTCGCTGCTCGGCACCTTCCTGGTCCGGTCCGGCGTGCTGACGTCGGTGCATTCCTTTGCCAGCGACCCGGCGCGCGGTGTCTTCATCCTGTGCATCCTGATGGTCTTCATCGGCGGTTCGCTGTCGCTCTTCGCCTGGCGCGCCTCGGTGCTGAAGCCGGGCGGCATCTTCGCGCCGATCAGCCGTGAAGGCTCGCTCGTCCTCAACAACCTCTTCCTGACGGCGGCCTGCGCGACGGTTCTGGTCGGCACGCTCTATCCAATGGTGCTGGAGGCGGTGACCGGCAAGAAGATTTCCGTCGGCGCGCCCTTCTTCAACCTGACCTTCGGCCCCTTGATGCTGCCGCTGCTCTTCGCCGTGCCCTTCGGCCCGCTGCTGGCCTGGAAGCGGGGCGATATCCTGGCGGCCGCCCAGCGGCTTTTCCTCGCCTTCGGGCTCGGCATCCTCGCGGTGCTGGCCGTGCTCTGGTACGTGACGGGTGCCCCGGTCCTGTCCGCCCTCGGCATCGGCCTTGCGATCTATCTGCTGGTCGGCAGTGTCGCCGAGCTTGGAACGCGCGCGGGATTCCTTCGAAACGGCTTTTCCGGCGGCATGCGCCGTCTGGCCGGATTGCCGCGCTCGGCCTTCGGCACAGCGCTCGCTCACGCCGGTCTCGGCCTGACGCTCGCCGGCATCGTCACGGTGACGAGCTTCGAGACCGAGAAGATCCTCGTGATGCGTTCCGGAGAGACCGCGTCGATCGGCGGGTTTGACGTGACCTTCGACGGCTTCGAGAGCCGCAAGGCCAACACCTACCGCGAGGTCCTCGCCCACATGACCGTCCGGGAAGGCGGCAACCTCGTCACCAGTCTCGCGCCGGCCAAGCGGATGTACGAGGTCCGTCAGATGCCGACGACCGAGGCGGCGATCTACACCCACGGTGTTTCCCAGCTTTACGTGACCCTCGGCGACATCACCGAGGACAATCGCGGCGTGACGGTGCGCATGTGGGAAAAGCCCTTCGTGACGCTGATCTGGATCGGCGCGCTTGTGATGATGGCCGGCGGCGTCCTCTCCCTGTCCGATCGGCGGCTTCGCGTCGGTGCGCCGAAACCAGCCCGTGCGCCCGTTCGCGCGGCGCCAGCGGAGTGA
- a CDS encoding cytochrome c-type biogenesis protein: MVSARLLGLVLAALLSAATPALAVLPDEVMKDPVEEARARALSEQLRCLVCQNQSIDASDAQLARDLRILVRERIAAGDTDQQVLDFLVARYGEFVLLKPRLDWNNLLLWAVPPGALILGGVAVFIARRRSGSRDLESDLSRDEQAKLERLLDEPDV, translated from the coding sequence ATGGTCTCGGCTCGTCTTCTTGGACTGGTGCTCGCGGCCTTGCTGTCGGCCGCAACGCCGGCGTTGGCCGTTCTGCCGGACGAGGTGATGAAGGATCCGGTCGAGGAGGCGAGGGCACGGGCGCTGTCGGAGCAACTGCGTTGCCTTGTCTGCCAGAACCAGTCGATCGACGCGTCCGATGCCCAGCTCGCCCGGGATCTGCGTATTCTGGTGCGCGAGCGCATCGCGGCCGGTGACACCGATCAGCAGGTTCTGGACTTCCTGGTCGCGCGCTATGGCGAATTTGTCCTCCTGAAGCCGAGGCTCGACTGGAACAACCTGCTGCTCTGGGCCGTTCCGCCCGGAGCCCTCATCCTCGGCGGAGTCGCCGTGTTTATCGCCCGGCGCCGGAGCGGCAGCCGCGACCTGGAGAGCGACCTTAGCCGCGACGAGCAGGCAAAACTCGAGCGCCTGCTTGACGAACCCGACGTGTGA
- the ccmI gene encoding c-type cytochrome biogenesis protein CcmI, producing the protein MTIWILFALMTGIATVVLLVPMARVARRGTVRDIGPEEVHDLAVYKDQMAEIDRDRERGVLGEAEASAARNEIARRLLRAGDRAESARDSGAGRSHARLAAVAVIAIVPFVALAAYIGVGSPDMPDQPLASRACGPDIGIENVVICVERHLARNPADAEGWRVLAPVYMRLGRAQDAANAYRQVMDLSGETSELLTDYAGALMMASQGVVSRPAVEALQKAMAVDQDNMRARFYYAGSLASEGKKDEALKVYDDILARSPKDAPWLDAVRQAQAMIKGEVPPAMAEAGPGAGGMPGPNAADVAAASSMSTQDRQAMIAGMVARLAGRLEENPDDIEGWLRLIRAYGVLGDADKRTAAIEKAKVAFEGKDDALRRIEEAAGATN; encoded by the coding sequence ATGACCATTTGGATCCTGTTTGCGTTGATGACCGGCATCGCGACCGTTGTGCTGCTGGTGCCGATGGCCCGTGTGGCAAGGCGTGGGACGGTTCGCGATATTGGTCCTGAGGAAGTCCACGATCTCGCCGTCTACAAGGACCAGATGGCGGAGATTGACCGCGACCGGGAACGCGGCGTGCTGGGCGAGGCCGAGGCGAGCGCCGCACGCAACGAGATCGCCCGCCGCCTGCTGCGGGCCGGGGATCGGGCCGAGAGCGCGAGGGACAGCGGCGCAGGACGCAGCCATGCCCGCCTTGCCGCCGTGGCGGTCATTGCCATCGTGCCCTTCGTGGCGCTCGCGGCCTATATCGGCGTCGGCTCGCCGGATATGCCCGACCAGCCACTGGCGTCTCGCGCCTGCGGCCCCGACATCGGCATCGAGAATGTCGTCATCTGCGTGGAAAGGCATCTGGCCCGCAACCCTGCCGATGCCGAGGGCTGGCGTGTGCTGGCTCCGGTTTACATGCGGCTTGGACGTGCTCAGGATGCCGCCAACGCCTATCGGCAGGTGATGGACCTCAGCGGCGAAACGTCCGAGCTTTTGACCGACTATGCCGGGGCGCTGATGATGGCCTCGCAGGGCGTGGTGTCGCGTCCGGCGGTCGAGGCGCTGCAGAAGGCCATGGCCGTCGATCAGGACAACATGCGGGCGCGCTTCTACTATGCTGGCAGCCTGGCGAGCGAAGGCAAGAAGGACGAGGCGCTCAAGGTCTATGACGATATCCTGGCGCGCTCGCCCAAGGATGCGCCTTGGCTCGACGCCGTCCGGCAGGCGCAGGCCATGATCAAGGGCGAGGTGCCCCCCGCAATGGCGGAGGCAGGGCCGGGCGCTGGCGGCATGCCGGGCCCGAACGCAGCGGACGTGGCGGCGGCATCGTCAATGTCGACGCAGGACCGTCAGGCAATGATCGCGGGCATGGTGGCGCGCCTCGCGGGCCGCCTGGAAGAGAACCCCGACGACATCGAAGGCTGGCTGCGCCTCATTCGCGCCTACGGCGTTCTCGGGGATGCGGACAAGCGCACGGCAGCCATCGAAAAGGCCAAGGTGGCTTTCGAGGGCAAGGACGACGCGCTACGGCGGATCGAGGAGGCGGCCGGCGCGACGAACTGA
- the ccmE gene encoding cytochrome c maturation protein CcmE has translation MTRKQRRLTIIGSAGVVLGVAVGLVLFALSGDITLFKTPTDVVEHGASPDARLRIGGLVEKGSVIRNESNASVRFEVTDTVNRVPVTYTGLLPDLFREGQGVVVEGQLEPDGIFKADSVLAKHDERYMPKEVVDSLKAQGVWEGESQQAQK, from the coding sequence ATGACACGCAAGCAGCGACGTCTGACGATTATCGGTTCAGCGGGAGTGGTTCTCGGCGTTGCCGTCGGGCTCGTTCTCTTTGCCTTGAGCGGCGACATCACGCTGTTCAAGACCCCCACCGACGTCGTCGAGCATGGCGCCAGCCCCGACGCGCGCCTCAGGATCGGCGGACTGGTCGAGAAAGGCTCGGTCATCCGCAACGAATCCAATGCGTCGGTTCGTTTCGAGGTGACCGATACGGTCAACCGGGTTCCGGTGACCTATACGGGCCTGCTGCCGGATCTGTTCCGGGAGGGGCAGGGCGTCGTCGTGGAGGGCCAGCTGGAGCCGGACGGCATCTTCAAGGCCGACAGCGTGCTTGCCAAGCATGACGAGCGCTATATGCCGAAGGAAGTCGTGGATAGCCTGAAGGCCCAGGGTGTCTGGGAAGGCGAGAGCCAGCAGGCGCAGAAATAA
- a CDS encoding response regulator transcription factor, producing the protein MRVLVVEDDLEAATYLAKALREAGHAVDLAGDGEKGLELALSAEHDILVVDRMLPKRDGLSIVSELRQGGHAVPVLILSALGQVDDRVEGLRAGGDDYLVKPYAFSELLARIEGLARRNRPSDVETQYKVGDLVLDRLSHSVMRGGDEIVLQPREFRLLEYLMRNAGQVVTRTMLLEKVWDYHFDPQTNVIDVHISRLRSKIDKGYDQPLLHTIRGAGYMVRDGLR; encoded by the coding sequence ATGCGTGTTCTTGTCGTAGAGGACGATCTGGAGGCGGCGACCTACCTGGCGAAGGCCTTGCGCGAGGCCGGCCATGCCGTCGATCTTGCCGGTGACGGCGAGAAGGGGCTGGAACTCGCCCTGAGCGCGGAACACGACATTCTCGTCGTCGACCGGATGCTGCCGAAGCGCGACGGCCTTTCGATCGTCTCCGAGTTGCGGCAGGGCGGACACGCCGTGCCGGTTCTGATCCTCTCCGCTCTCGGCCAGGTCGACGACCGGGTGGAAGGGCTTCGCGCCGGCGGTGACGACTATCTCGTCAAGCCCTATGCCTTTTCCGAACTGCTTGCCCGCATCGAGGGGCTTGCCCGCCGTAACCGTCCGTCCGATGTCGAGACCCAGTACAAGGTCGGCGACCTGGTGCTGGACCGCCTCTCGCACTCGGTGATGCGCGGCGGCGACGAGATCGTTCTGCAGCCGCGCGAATTCCGCCTGCTCGAATACCTGATGCGCAACGCCGGCCAGGTCGTGACCCGCACCATGCTTCTGGAAAAGGTCTGGGACTATCACTTCGATCCCCAGACCAACGTGATCGACGTCCATATTTCCCGGCTTCGCTCCAAGATCGACAAGGG